From a region of the Theobroma cacao cultivar B97-61/B2 chromosome 8, Criollo_cocoa_genome_V2, whole genome shotgun sequence genome:
- the LOC18592057 gene encoding uncharacterized protein At1g76660, with product MGSEQNRFPQQERRKRWGGCWGAFSCFGTQKGGKRIVPASRIPEGNASATQPNGPQAVGLTNQTTTLAPSLLAPPSSPASFTNSALPSTAQSPSCFLSLSANSPGGPSSTMFATGPYAHETQLVSPPVFSTFTTEPSTAPLTPPPELAHLTTPSSPDVPFARFLTSSADLKSSDKNNYIAANDLQSTYSLYPGSPASSLISPISRTSGDCLSSSFPEREFHPQWDPSISPQNGKHSRSGSGRLFEHDVTGSSIVSQDTNFFCPATFAQFYLDQNPLPHAGGRLSVSKDSDVCPTSCSGHQNRQSRSPKQDVEELEAYRASFGFSADEIITTTQYVEITDVTEDSFTMTPFPTDKPSFEESVELTSIGKGLNTEKIEENLLAEKKRKSKPEFVNEVVHHDVQLSCNGFEDHKSRRQVSNVTGSNTPVNHTLTDEEGIYLKKCSSRSRKYHLGLSSSDAEIDYRRGRSLREGKGDFAWHN from the exons ATGGGCTCCGAGCAGAACAGATTCCCTCAGCAAGAACGG CGAAAGAGATGGGGAGGGTGTTGGGGGGCATTTTCCTGTTTTGGTACACAGAAAGGTGGAAAGCGTATTGTACCTGCATCTCGTATTCCTGAGGGCAATGCATCAGCCACCCAGCCAAATGGACCTCAAGCTGTCGGGTTGACCAACCAAACTACTACCTTAGCTCCATCACTTCTAGCACCACCTTCTTCTCCGGCATCCTTTACAAATTCCGCACTCCCTTCAACAGCTCAATCACCAAGTTGCTTCTTGTCATTATCTGCTAACTCACCTGGAGGGCCATCATCCACAATGTTTGCCACTGGACCATATGCCCATGAGACACAACTAGTTTCTCCTCCTGTTTTCTCAACCTTTACAACTGAGCCCTCAACTGCTCCGCTCACTCCCCCTCCTGAGTTGGCCCACCTGACTACTCCCTCTTCACCAGATGTTCCTTTCGCGCGGTTCTTGACATCTTCTGCAGATCTTAAAAGTTCTgataagaataattatattgcTGCAAATGATCTTCAATCTACATACTCACTCTACCCTGGGAGTCCTGCCAGTAGCCTCATATCTCCAATCTCTAGGACCTCAGGTGATTGTTTGTCGTCATCCTTTCCTGAACGGGAGTTTCATCCACAGTGGGATCCTTCAATTTCTCCCCAGAATGGCAAACATTCAAGGAGTGGTTCTGGCAGGCTATTTGAGCATGATGTAACTGGTTCCTCCATAGTGTCTCAAGATACAAATTTCTTCTGTCCTGCTACATTTGCACAATTCTATCTGGATCAAAATCCACTTCCTCATGCTGGTGGGAGATTAAGTGTTTCCAAGGATTCAGATGTTTGTCCTACTAGTTGCAGTGGGCATCAAAATAGGCAAAGTAGAAGTCCTAAGCAAGATGTGGAAGAACTTGAAGCGTACAGAGCTTCGTTTGGATTTAGTGCAGATGAAATTATCACTACTACTCAATATGTGGAGATTACTGATGTTACAGAGGACTCGTTTACCATGACACCTTTTCCTACAGACAAACCTTCTTTTGAAGAAAGTGTGGAACTCACATCAATTGGCAAGGGACTAAATACAGAGAAAATCGAGGAAAACTTGCTGGCTGAGAAGAAACGTAAATCAAAACCTGAATTTGTTAATGAGGTTGTACACCATGACGTGCAACTGTCATGCAATGGATTCGAAG ATCACAAATCAAGGAGGCAGGTGAGTAATGTCACTGGATCAAATACGCCTGTCAACCATACCCTGACTGATGAAGAGGGTATATATTTGAAGAAGTGTTCATCAAGGAGCAGGAAATATCATCTGGGGTTATCAAGCTCGGATGCGGAGATTGACTACAGGAGGGGAAGAAGCTTAAGAGAAGGCAAAGGGGATTTTGCGTGGCACAACTGA
- the LOC18592056 gene encoding histone-lysine N-methyltransferase ATXR7 isoform X2, giving the protein MVSSTSPFDEYDHVHDYPFFSRKRLKVSDRRSNIYTGLSPDSASSICGDERSATEMSCQSNGNSSGVPQSCNDGGGSCQDKSYSSYAPSSFASGWMYVNEHGQMCGPYIQQQLYEGLSTGFLPDELPVYPVVNGTVSNPVPLKYFRQFPGHVATGFVYLSSTTASNCLKSSHTNFQHTLSQSQINRNGFDASNDLISSSLLQSGEDACWLYEDDKSTKHGPHSLLQLYSWHRYGYLADSVMIHHAENRFRPIKLLSVLNAWKGSQAYAAENERDLSVNFISDISEEVSSQLHSGIMKAARRVVLDEIISNMISEFVTAKKSQRHLMVESFNQDAKRFPDGKRIENAPEIKMQCIPMFETAASHNVSDQPCIQESTCSPASIKSVGSIENFWGSYTVVCKMLFDYCMQVMWNAVFYDSIAEYSSSWRRGKLWFGHPNVMLSATDSRDHGNETEKVTDKPLLSGMELIAHDVDCPPGFELATVAGVDSAEKSSKSSYVVQQILSKQKTRLCNNGLYDDMECILEGVENELHLSVKVFMAKYVDNFVKSEARRVIGLENDDKSKENLDDEEAEKSVNFSIDDELKELQKLQDAVGSSSQCHLALEFDTLDICGEKRVSLSRMSDLSGNLQNPLQSWTPICQSVSENLYVTRQETFMAGAFKSLFSHLGDVIDELEVDEPPPPGLEGNAGTLVPSHLCKFRPSRSDERSPKIGEYVAVAMCRQKLHEDVLREWKSSFIDATLYQFLTSWRSLKKRCKADSKEERAFSVGREILADSSAIGDKLRERSKKSQSSGSSEVSLVTGKYTYYRKKKLVRKKIGSTQSTIVNGSQNHPVERPRKKEASRNLLDHADPEPTAATSKKSAGGRKKTKVTLAVQKNLVGEGAVQVSRERASTSQNCDVKKVVGRTNHIVGSEVELTNDSHKKTLKAPKVSRVKRKQLDNDEPPLLPTKVQKVANSASKHPSSRGNADRNTHSIRSRTANSCPRSDGCARSSINGWEWHKWSLNASPAERARVRGIQCTHMKYSGSEVNNMMQLSNGKGLSARTNRVKLRNLLAAAEGADLLKATQLKARKKRLRFQRSKIHDWGLVALEPIEAEDFVIEYVGELIRPRISDIREHYYEKMGIGSSYLFRLDDGYVVDATKRGGIARFINHSCEPNCYTKVISVEGQKKIFIYAKRHIAAGEEITYNYKFPLEEKKIPCNCGSKKCRGSLN; this is encoded by the exons ATGGTTTCCTCAACATCCCCCTTTGACGAATATGATCACGTTCACGATTACCCTTTCTTTTCCAGAAAGCGGCTTAAAGTTTCAGATCGCAGATCAAATATCTATACAGGCCTCTCTCCTGATTCTGCATCTTCGATTTGCGG TGATGAACGATCCGCAACGGAGATGAGTTGCCAATCTAATGGCAATAGCAGTGGTGTTCCTCAATCTTGTAATGACGGTGGAGGTTCATGCCAAGACAAGAGTTACTCCAGCTATGCACCGTCTTCTTTTGCGAGTGGATGGATGTATGTAAACGAACATGGACAGATGTGTGGCCCTTACATCCAGCAGCAATTATACGAGGGTTTATCTACTGGTTTCCTGCCTGATGAGCTCCCTGTTTATCCTGTAGTCAATGGGACTGTGAGTAATCCTGTTCCCTTAAAATACTTCAGGCAGTTCCCTGGTCATGTCGCAACTGGATTTGTGTATCTCAGTTCAACCACAGCTTCCAATTGTTTGAAGTCTTCCCATACAAATTTCCAGCACACCCTTTCCCAATCACAAATTAACCGCAATGGTTTTGATGCATCCAATGACCTCATTTCAAGCTCTCTTTTGCAG TCAGGTGAAGATGCATGTTGGTTGTATGAGGATGATAAGAGTACGAAACATGGGCCTCATTCCCTTTTACAACTATATTCTTGGCATCGCTATGGGTATCTTGCAGATTCTGTTATG ATACATCATGCTGAAAACAGGTTTCGCCCCATTAAGTTGCTGTCTGTTTTAAATGCTTGGAAAGGTAGTCAAGCTTATGCTGCTGAAAATGAACGGGACTTATCAGTGAACTTCATATCTGATATTTCTGAAGAAGTTTCTTCTCAGCTCCATTCTGGGATTATGAAAGCAGCTCGTAGAGTTGTGCTAGATGAAATAATCAGCAATATGATCTCAGAGTTTGTTACTGCAAAAAAATCTCAGAGACATCTAATGGTTGAATCATTCAACCAGGATGCTAAAAGGTTTCCTGATGGAAAAAGG ATTGAAAATGCCCCCGAAATAAAAATGCAGTGTATTCCCATGTTTGAGACGGCAGCCTCCCACAATGTATCTGACCAGCCATGCATTCAAGAATCTACATGTTCTCCTGCAAGTATAAAATCTGTTGGAagcattgaaaatttttggggttCTTATACAGTTGTTTGTAAGATGCTTTTTGACTACTGCATGCAAGTTATGTGGAATGCTGTCTTTTATGACAGTATAGCCGAGTATTCGTCTTCCTGGAGAAGGGGAAAACTTTGGTTTGGTCACCCTAATGTTATGCTGTCTGCTACTGACTCCAGGGATCATGGCAACGAGACTGAAAAAGTAACAGATAAACCT CTCTTATCTGGGATGGAATTGATTGCTCATGACGTTGATTGTCCACCTGGTTTTGAGCTGGCAACAGTTGCTGGAGTTGATTCTGCAGAAAAGTCATCTAAATCTTCATATGTTGTGCAGcaaattttatccaaacagAAAACCCGATTGTGCAATAATGGCCTGTATGATGACATGGAATGCATCCTTGAAGGTGTTGAAAATGAGCTCCATTTATCTGTGAAGGTGTTTATGGCCAAGTATGTTGACAATTTTGTTAAAAGTGAAGCAAGAAGAGTgattggtttggaaaatgatgaCAAATCGAAGGAAAAtcttgatgatgaagaagcAGAGAAATCAGttaatttttcaatagatGATGAATTGAAAGAATTACAAAAG TTGCAAGATGCTGTTGGATCTTCCAGTCAATGCCATCTTGCTTTAGAGTTTGATACTTTAGACATTTGTGGAGAGAAAAGGGTCAGTTTAAGCAGAATGTCTGATTTATCTGGCAATCTACAGAATCCATTACAATCTTGGACACCCATTTGTCAGTCTGTGTCTGAAAATTTGTATGTTACAAGGCAGGAAACTTTCATGGCAGGTGCATTTAAGAGTTTGTTTTCACATTTAGGGGACGTAATTGATGAACTAGAAGTTGATGAGCCACCACCTCCTGGACTTGAGGGTAATGCTGGGACGCTTGTTCCATCACACCTTTGTAAGTTTCGACCTTCAAGGTCAGATGAGCGTAGCCCTAAGATTGGAGAATATGTTGCCGTGGCAATGTGTCGGCAGAAGCTCCATGAGGATGTACTAAGAGAGTGGAAATCATCTTTTATTGATGCTACTCTTTATCAGTTTCTTACATCATGGCGTAGTTTGAAGAAACGCTGTAAGGCTGATAGCAAAGAG GAAAGGGCATTTAGTGTAGGAAGGGAAATTCTCGCTGATTCTTCTGCCATAGGAGATAAGCTCAGGGAGAGGTCAAAGAAGTCTCAGAGTTCAGGCTCCTCAGAAGTATCTTTAGTTACTGGTAAATATACATATTACCGCAAGAAAAAGTTGGTTCGTAAGAAGATAGGATCTACTCAGTCCACTATTGTCAATGGGTCACAGAATCATCCTGTTGAAAGGCCTCGGAAAAAAGAGGCTTCCAGAAATTTGTTGGATCATGCAGATCCAGAACCAACTGCGGCCACTTCTAAAAAG AGTGCAGGTGGTCGCAAAAAAACCAAGGTTACCCTTGCTGTTCAAA AAAATTTGGTCGGAGAAGGTGCGGTTCAAGTCTCCAGGGAGAGAGCATCAACCTCTCAGAATTGTGATGTTAAGAAGGTTGTTGGCAGGACTAACCATATTGTTGGAAGTGAAGTAGAGCTCACTAATGATTCCCACAAGAAGACACTAAAAg CTCCCAAGGTATCAAGGGTAAAAAGGAAGCAATTAGATAATGATGAGCCTCCATTGCTTCCAACCAAGGTACAGAAAGTGGCAAATTCTGCTAGCAAGCATCCTTCTTCTAGAGGGAATGCAGATCGAAATACCCATTCAATTAGATCCAGGACAGCAAATTCCTGTCCCAGATCTGATGGATGTGCGCGTTCTTCAATTAATGGCTGGGAGTGGCATAAATGGTCACTCAATGCAAGTCCTGCTGAAAGAGCTCGTGTTAGAGGAATTCAGTGTACACACATGAAATATTCAGGCTCTGAGGTTAATAATATGATGCAGTTGTCAAACGGTAAAGGTCTTTCTGCAAGAACAAACAGAGTGAAGCTGCGCAATCTTCTTGCTGCTGCAGAGGGTGCTGATCTCTTAAAAGCAACTCAGTTGAAG gCAAGGAAAAAGCGTCTACGTTTTCAGCGAAGCAAGATTCACGATTGGGGTCTCGTTGCGCTTGAGCCAATTGAGGCTGAGGATTTTGTCATTGAATATGTTGGAGAGTTGATTCGTCCCCGG ATATCTGATATACGTGAACACTATTATGAGAAGATGGGAATTGGTAGCAGTTATCTGTTTAGGCTTGATGATGGATACGTG GTTGATGCTACAAAGCGTGGTGGGATTGCtagatttataaatcattCTTGTGAG CCTAACTGTTACACAAAAGTTATTAGTGTTGAGGGCCAGAAGAAGATTTTCATCTATGCAAAACGGCACATAGCAGCTGGTGAAGAAATTACTTACAACTACAAGTTCCCTTTGGAGGAGAAAAAAATTCCTTGCAACTGTGGTTCAAAGAA GTGTCGTGGATCTTTAAACTAG
- the LOC18592056 gene encoding histone-lysine N-methyltransferase ATXR7 isoform X1 has translation MVSSTSPFDEYDHVHDYPFFSRKRLKVSDRRSNIYTGLSPDSASSICGDERSATEMSCQSNGNSSGVPQSCNDGGGSCQDKSYSSYAPSSFASGWMYVNEHGQMCGPYIQQQLYEGLSTGFLPDELPVYPVVNGTVSNPVPLKYFRQFPGHVATGFVYLSSTTASNCLKSSHTNFQHTLSQSQINRNGFDASNDLISSSLLQSGEDACWLYEDDKSTKHGPHSLLQLYSWHRYGYLADSVMIHHAENRFRPIKLLSVLNAWKGSQAYAAENERDLSVNFISDISEEVSSQLHSGIMKAARRVVLDEIISNMISEFVTAKKSQRHLMVESFNQDAKRFPDGKRIENAPEIKMQCIPMFETAASHNVSDQPCIQESTCSPASIKSVGSIENFWGSYTVVCKMLFDYCMQVMWNAVFYDSIAEYSSSWRRGKLWFGHPNVMLSATDSRDHGNETEKVTDKPLLSGMELIAHDVDCPPGFELATVAGVDSAEKSSKSSYVVQQILSKQKTRLCNNGLYDDMECILEGVENELHLSVKVFMAKYVDNFVKSEARRVIGLENDDKSKENLDDEEAEKSVNFSIDDELKELQKLQDAVGSSSQCHLALEFDTLDICGEKRVSLSRMSDLSGNLQNPLQSWTPICQSVSENLYVTRQETFMAGAFKSLFSHLGDVIDELEVDEPPPPGLEGNAGTLVPSHLCKFRPSRSDERSPKIGEYVAVAMCRQKLHEDVLREWKSSFIDATLYQFLTSWRSLKKRCKADSKEERAFSVGREILADSSAIGDKLRERSKKSQSSGSSEVSLVTGKYTYYRKKKLVRKKIGSTQSTIVNGSQNHPVERPRKKEASRNLLDHADPEPTAATSKKVGINKSASQSSTVSRSSKTIAKSSLLNDHSILKSAGGRKKTKVTLAVQKNLVGEGAVQVSRERASTSQNCDVKKVVGRTNHIVGSEVELTNDSHKKTLKAPKVSRVKRKQLDNDEPPLLPTKVQKVANSASKHPSSRGNADRNTHSIRSRTANSCPRSDGCARSSINGWEWHKWSLNASPAERARVRGIQCTHMKYSGSEVNNMMQLSNGKGLSARTNRVKLRNLLAAAEGADLLKATQLKARKKRLRFQRSKIHDWGLVALEPIEAEDFVIEYVGELIRPRISDIREHYYEKMGIGSSYLFRLDDGYVVDATKRGGIARFINHSCEPNCYTKVISVEGQKKIFIYAKRHIAAGEEITYNYKFPLEEKKIPCNCGSKKCRGSLN, from the exons ATGGTTTCCTCAACATCCCCCTTTGACGAATATGATCACGTTCACGATTACCCTTTCTTTTCCAGAAAGCGGCTTAAAGTTTCAGATCGCAGATCAAATATCTATACAGGCCTCTCTCCTGATTCTGCATCTTCGATTTGCGG TGATGAACGATCCGCAACGGAGATGAGTTGCCAATCTAATGGCAATAGCAGTGGTGTTCCTCAATCTTGTAATGACGGTGGAGGTTCATGCCAAGACAAGAGTTACTCCAGCTATGCACCGTCTTCTTTTGCGAGTGGATGGATGTATGTAAACGAACATGGACAGATGTGTGGCCCTTACATCCAGCAGCAATTATACGAGGGTTTATCTACTGGTTTCCTGCCTGATGAGCTCCCTGTTTATCCTGTAGTCAATGGGACTGTGAGTAATCCTGTTCCCTTAAAATACTTCAGGCAGTTCCCTGGTCATGTCGCAACTGGATTTGTGTATCTCAGTTCAACCACAGCTTCCAATTGTTTGAAGTCTTCCCATACAAATTTCCAGCACACCCTTTCCCAATCACAAATTAACCGCAATGGTTTTGATGCATCCAATGACCTCATTTCAAGCTCTCTTTTGCAG TCAGGTGAAGATGCATGTTGGTTGTATGAGGATGATAAGAGTACGAAACATGGGCCTCATTCCCTTTTACAACTATATTCTTGGCATCGCTATGGGTATCTTGCAGATTCTGTTATG ATACATCATGCTGAAAACAGGTTTCGCCCCATTAAGTTGCTGTCTGTTTTAAATGCTTGGAAAGGTAGTCAAGCTTATGCTGCTGAAAATGAACGGGACTTATCAGTGAACTTCATATCTGATATTTCTGAAGAAGTTTCTTCTCAGCTCCATTCTGGGATTATGAAAGCAGCTCGTAGAGTTGTGCTAGATGAAATAATCAGCAATATGATCTCAGAGTTTGTTACTGCAAAAAAATCTCAGAGACATCTAATGGTTGAATCATTCAACCAGGATGCTAAAAGGTTTCCTGATGGAAAAAGG ATTGAAAATGCCCCCGAAATAAAAATGCAGTGTATTCCCATGTTTGAGACGGCAGCCTCCCACAATGTATCTGACCAGCCATGCATTCAAGAATCTACATGTTCTCCTGCAAGTATAAAATCTGTTGGAagcattgaaaatttttggggttCTTATACAGTTGTTTGTAAGATGCTTTTTGACTACTGCATGCAAGTTATGTGGAATGCTGTCTTTTATGACAGTATAGCCGAGTATTCGTCTTCCTGGAGAAGGGGAAAACTTTGGTTTGGTCACCCTAATGTTATGCTGTCTGCTACTGACTCCAGGGATCATGGCAACGAGACTGAAAAAGTAACAGATAAACCT CTCTTATCTGGGATGGAATTGATTGCTCATGACGTTGATTGTCCACCTGGTTTTGAGCTGGCAACAGTTGCTGGAGTTGATTCTGCAGAAAAGTCATCTAAATCTTCATATGTTGTGCAGcaaattttatccaaacagAAAACCCGATTGTGCAATAATGGCCTGTATGATGACATGGAATGCATCCTTGAAGGTGTTGAAAATGAGCTCCATTTATCTGTGAAGGTGTTTATGGCCAAGTATGTTGACAATTTTGTTAAAAGTGAAGCAAGAAGAGTgattggtttggaaaatgatgaCAAATCGAAGGAAAAtcttgatgatgaagaagcAGAGAAATCAGttaatttttcaatagatGATGAATTGAAAGAATTACAAAAG TTGCAAGATGCTGTTGGATCTTCCAGTCAATGCCATCTTGCTTTAGAGTTTGATACTTTAGACATTTGTGGAGAGAAAAGGGTCAGTTTAAGCAGAATGTCTGATTTATCTGGCAATCTACAGAATCCATTACAATCTTGGACACCCATTTGTCAGTCTGTGTCTGAAAATTTGTATGTTACAAGGCAGGAAACTTTCATGGCAGGTGCATTTAAGAGTTTGTTTTCACATTTAGGGGACGTAATTGATGAACTAGAAGTTGATGAGCCACCACCTCCTGGACTTGAGGGTAATGCTGGGACGCTTGTTCCATCACACCTTTGTAAGTTTCGACCTTCAAGGTCAGATGAGCGTAGCCCTAAGATTGGAGAATATGTTGCCGTGGCAATGTGTCGGCAGAAGCTCCATGAGGATGTACTAAGAGAGTGGAAATCATCTTTTATTGATGCTACTCTTTATCAGTTTCTTACATCATGGCGTAGTTTGAAGAAACGCTGTAAGGCTGATAGCAAAGAG GAAAGGGCATTTAGTGTAGGAAGGGAAATTCTCGCTGATTCTTCTGCCATAGGAGATAAGCTCAGGGAGAGGTCAAAGAAGTCTCAGAGTTCAGGCTCCTCAGAAGTATCTTTAGTTACTGGTAAATATACATATTACCGCAAGAAAAAGTTGGTTCGTAAGAAGATAGGATCTACTCAGTCCACTATTGTCAATGGGTCACAGAATCATCCTGTTGAAAGGCCTCGGAAAAAAGAGGCTTCCAGAAATTTGTTGGATCATGCAGATCCAGAACCAACTGCGGCCACTTCTAAAAAGGTTGGGATAAACAAAAGTGCATCTCAATCATCTACTGTTTCTAGGTCATCCAAAACCATTGCTAAAAGTAGTTTGCTCAATGATCACTCAATACTGAAGAGTGCAGGTGGTCGCAAAAAAACCAAGGTTACCCTTGCTGTTCAAA AAAATTTGGTCGGAGAAGGTGCGGTTCAAGTCTCCAGGGAGAGAGCATCAACCTCTCAGAATTGTGATGTTAAGAAGGTTGTTGGCAGGACTAACCATATTGTTGGAAGTGAAGTAGAGCTCACTAATGATTCCCACAAGAAGACACTAAAAg CTCCCAAGGTATCAAGGGTAAAAAGGAAGCAATTAGATAATGATGAGCCTCCATTGCTTCCAACCAAGGTACAGAAAGTGGCAAATTCTGCTAGCAAGCATCCTTCTTCTAGAGGGAATGCAGATCGAAATACCCATTCAATTAGATCCAGGACAGCAAATTCCTGTCCCAGATCTGATGGATGTGCGCGTTCTTCAATTAATGGCTGGGAGTGGCATAAATGGTCACTCAATGCAAGTCCTGCTGAAAGAGCTCGTGTTAGAGGAATTCAGTGTACACACATGAAATATTCAGGCTCTGAGGTTAATAATATGATGCAGTTGTCAAACGGTAAAGGTCTTTCTGCAAGAACAAACAGAGTGAAGCTGCGCAATCTTCTTGCTGCTGCAGAGGGTGCTGATCTCTTAAAAGCAACTCAGTTGAAG gCAAGGAAAAAGCGTCTACGTTTTCAGCGAAGCAAGATTCACGATTGGGGTCTCGTTGCGCTTGAGCCAATTGAGGCTGAGGATTTTGTCATTGAATATGTTGGAGAGTTGATTCGTCCCCGG ATATCTGATATACGTGAACACTATTATGAGAAGATGGGAATTGGTAGCAGTTATCTGTTTAGGCTTGATGATGGATACGTG GTTGATGCTACAAAGCGTGGTGGGATTGCtagatttataaatcattCTTGTGAG CCTAACTGTTACACAAAAGTTATTAGTGTTGAGGGCCAGAAGAAGATTTTCATCTATGCAAAACGGCACATAGCAGCTGGTGAAGAAATTACTTACAACTACAAGTTCCCTTTGGAGGAGAAAAAAATTCCTTGCAACTGTGGTTCAAAGAA GTGTCGTGGATCTTTAAACTAG